Below is a genomic region from Leucoraja erinacea ecotype New England chromosome 31, Leri_hhj_1, whole genome shotgun sequence.
gcagggtgacttggacaggttgggggagtgggcagatgcatggcagattaagtttaatgcagataaatgtgaggttatccactttggtagcaaaaacaggaaggcagattactatctaaatggcgtcaagttgggaaaaggggaagtacaacgggatctgggggtccttgtacatcagtctatgaaagtaagcatgcaggtacagcaggcagtgaagaaaacgaatggcatgtttgcctatataacaagaggaatcgaatataggagcaaagatgtccttctgcagttgtacagggccctagtgagaccacacctggagtattgtgtgcagttttggtcccctaatttgaggaaggacattcttgccatagagggagtgcagcgtaggtttacaaggttaattcccgggatggcgggactgtcatatgctgagagaatggagcggctgtgcttgagtttagaaggatgagaggggatctcattgaaacatataagattgttaagggcttggacacactagaggcaggaaacatgttgggggagttcagaaccaggggccacagtttaagaataaggagtaagccatttagaacggagacgaggaaacactttttctcacagagagttgcgagtctgtggaattctctgccgcagaagggcggtggaggcaggttctctggatgttttcaagggagagctagatagggctcttaatgatagcggagtcaggggatatggggagaaggcaggaatggggtactgattgtggatgatcagccatgatcacattgaatggcggtgctggctcgaagggctgaatggcctactcctgcacctattgtctattgtctattgtctattgtctgtctgcagttccttcctacccctctctacccctgAATCATTCCAATAATATCTGGAGCGTATTTCTGCTGCACGCCCTCTATTGTCTGAAGATGATCAACATTTACATTAAACCACGATGTCAGCCTGACACAAAGTAGTAACATCAatatgcagattcagattcaaattcaatatGCAATAGCTTTCACTAAATTTCCAGAAAGCCTTTGCTGCCGGCCTTGTGAATACAGAGCAAATACACGTGGAGTATCGCGTGCAGTCCTGGTCGACcctacaggaagcatgtggagacTTTAGAGCagtttaccagaacgctgcctagattagagggtttcagctgcagggagaagtgggacagacttggaatgttttcttttgaacgtcagaggttgaggggagacttgatagaagtttataaaatgacgagaggcgtagatagggtagatagtcagaacctttttccctgggtggagatgtccaacactagagggcgtagctatagGGTGAGAGTGACGATGAACAgaggtagtgggtgcctggaacacactgccaggggtggtggtggaggcagataccatcgtgtgttgaagaggcttttagacaggcacatggaggtGACATGGATCGTGGACAGGCTGATGAGAtcagtgtaacttggcatcatgttctgcacagactttgtgggccaaagggcctcttctaTGTTCTTTGTCACATAAAACTAGCTCTGCACAATGCGTTGACATAGACTTAGGGCAAGGAGAGTGTTGGATGTGAACAATCTTGCCCGGGCTGTGAGGGGTCAGAGTTCACAAGTTATTggggtagaattaggtcattcggcccatctagtttactccgccattcaatcatggccaacctctgcctcctaatcccatgttcctgccttgacccccgttctaatcaagaatttgtcaatctctgtcctaaaactatccactgacgtggcctccacagccgtctgtagcaatgagttccacagattcactgggtttaaagtgagggattCCTGGAGAAACTGCCTGATAGATgggagcacggtggtgcagcggtagagttgctgcctcacagcgccagagacccgggttccatcctgactacaggtgctgtctgtagagtttgtacTGTAGGGtcatcctgtgaccacgtgggttttctccaggacctctggtttccaaccggactccaaagatgtacacgtttgggttaacttggcttcggtaaataaaaattgtaaatcatccctggtgtgtaggttagaactagtgtgtgggggtcgcaggTCAGCAaggacgatgggccaaagggcctgtttctacgctgtatctctaaactaaactaaaaaatgagcGGTTGTTTAAAAtctgttggaaaatcgaaggtagacaaaaatgttggggaaactcagcgggtgaggcaacatctatggagcgaaggaaataggcaacgtttcgggccgaaacccttccacaGACTGAGCAGCCCTGACCAGTTGAGGGCGCCAGTGTACACTGGGTGAATGTTGCAGTAATTGcccagaggaccagaggacagaggattagggtgaggggggggtttagggttggggggggggggggggggggggtggtgagggggggggtttagggttgggggggttggggttgggggtggggggagggggaaagattcgATACGAATCTGAGAGGCAGCATCTTCCCACacatgagggtggtgggtgtttggaacaaggggtcacagtttaaggataagggggaaatcttttaggaccgagatgaggaaaacatttttcacacagagagtggtgaatctgtggaattctctgccacagagggtagttgaggccacagttcattggctatatttaagagggagttagatgtggcccttgtggctaaagggatcagggggtatggagagaaggcaggtacgggatactgagttggatgatcagccatgatcatattgaatggcggtgcaggctcgaagggccgaatggcctctactcctgcacctaattaattctatgtttctatgaatgaaagagaaacaaaaatgtaacggtgataaaggacaggccattgttagccgtttgttgggtgaaaacgcaATGTGGATGtgacttgggttggggagggatagagagagagggaatgcaggggttacttgaaggtagacaggtacatggataggacaggtttagagggatatgggccaaaggtaggcaggtgggactagtgtaaacgggacatgttggtcggtgtgggcaagttgggccgaagggcctgtttccacactgtgtgatacTATACTGGTCCTTGGGCACAATGGACCTCTTCATGCCACATGTGTCTGATGGAGATACACACTGGGACAGGATCaatgatagatcacccatgattgaatggtggagtaggcttgatgggccgaatggcctaaatcggttcttatgaacttgtgaacatgatatctagttaaactgatctcatttgccagTACATGTCTctctattctctgcatatccatgtgcctgtctaaaagcctcttaaacacaaaCTATcgtatatctacctccaccaccaccacccctggcagcgagttccaggcacccaccaccctctgtgtacaaaaaCTTGCCCCTTACATCTGCGTTAaacttccccccctctcaccttgtagctacaccctctagtgctggacatttccatcctgggagaaaggttctgactgtctaccctatctatacctctcatcattttgtaatgGGGTCAAGAAAGAAGCGTTCACAtcgatcgcggccctgtttccaccgccacatacaagaagcaacaagacagacaccattgtgcagatgccgagatgtgAGTCAAGCTCTGGCTGAACAGCTTCGAATctcgtgtgtggactcgataagaagaattaTTTTAATAAACTTCTACTAAAGTCTCCGCTCAAcccctgacgttccagagaaaacaaaccaagtcgGGATGTTATAGAGGCccttcccttcggcccaacatgcccacaccgaccaacatgtcccagctacactagtcccacctgcctgcgtttggtccatatccctccaaacctggactatccatgcacctgtctaaatgtttcttaaacgttgggatagtcccggcaagaactccctcctctggtccttgattcacctactctgggcaagttatTCAGGATTTACTGGGAATTCCTGGCATTCCTCCGAGTCCAACCCAGCAAATGACATTGGATGCAACACTGTGTTGGTTAAGAACTCAGATCAGACACAACCTTAATGGATAATAATTTACTTAGACAATGATTCATGGACAACAGTTCATTCTTAACAATAATTTATGTTCAACAATAATTCATATTGGGTAGTAACTGATGCTGGGCACAATGGCACATGAGAACATGTCATCAATAACACATTTATTTATGATTGAATTGGATCATAGTCCATTTTAGACGATAGACATGCCAGATATTTTGGTATTGCCCAATAATGAATGCATGtacagtcacaaaaagctggagtaccgcagcgggacaggcagcatgtctggagagaaggaatgggggacgtttcgggttgagacccttcttcatacatgcACGCATGTATTATGCATTATCCTTATGATGTGGAAATAGGTGATGGTATCCACTTTGTGCACAAACCAGGGGGAGCAAGATGTTGTTAAATGCTAACAGAACGGGCAATGTTAATGTTCATTCAGACGTCACTGAAAGGCAACGTACTAAAGCAGAGAAGTGAGCAGACAGGGAGATCGGGAGTGGTGGGAGAGTGCTTGGACCCAGGGCAGGACATTAGGGTGGAAACCACTTCTTGTTGGTGATATTCTGTATTAttcaaggtcgacacaaaatgctggagtaactcagcgggacaggacaggcagcatctctggagagaagggatgggggacgtttcaggtcgagacccttcttcagacttcactgtATTATTGAACTCGACTACCTTTTATAAAATTCAATTCTGCGCGGACTGTAGCTTGTGTTGGAAGCTTCTGTACGTTAAACACTCATTTGTATTGgtgctaatatatatatatatattactcttTGCCTTCTAGATTGCTACATCGTATTGGACCACATGAGAAGGTATCCCTTTCCCTAGCCATGTGGAGGCAGAGTTCCCCCCACATTGGGAAGAGTCATTGAGGTGACCAGATGACCAGATGACCAGCAGGTCAATCGCTTCAATGTGATCCGTGTAATGAGGTTAAAATCAAACAGAGAGAATAAAGTTGATGGAATAAGTACAGGTTTACATTTACAAGTAAGTTTACAAGAATGTCAAGTGTGAAATTCCTTCAGCACACACGTTGCGTTCCTTGAAGCATCTGGTTCTGTCCAGCTTGTCCACATTGGTCACTGCTGGTGAGGGTCACTGTCCACACTGGTCACTGCTGGTGAGGGTCACTGTCCACACTGGTCACTGCTGGTGAGGGTCACTGTCCACACTGGTCACTGTCCACATTGGTCACTGTCCACACTGGTCACTGCTGGTGAGGGTCACTAACGCACTACAAAGACCCAGATGGAACTGATGAGGATAGCTAGAGTGACTATAATGACAATGACAATGGTGACATAGGACTTGTGGACACAGCACCACCACCTCTGCACCGACACCTGGTGATTGTCCATGTCTGATGGGCGGCCCACGTCCAGGCTTTGACTCACTGAGCTGGCAAACattttcttcttccccctcttctTCTGGGACCACTGGGTTTTCTTCACGAAGAGCCGGCCCTTGCCCCGGTTGAAGCGGATACTCTGGATTCTCTGCATGGCCTCAGGCAGGCAGGACAAGATGCCAGAGTTGTTGCCCAGCTTGGGCAGCCCATCCTTGGGCACCCGGGTCAGGGAACGGCACACAGGGCACTGGATGGCTTCTGCCACCTGCGCCTTCATGTTCATACGGGCCAGGCACTCGAGACAGAAGGTGTGGTTGCACGCAAGCTGCTTCGGAGTACGGAATACATTGTTGTAGTTACTGAAGCAGATGGAACACTCCAGGTCATAATCCTTCTCCTCCGATACATTCATCCTGCCTGAGTAAAGAGAGATTCACAATACAGTCATGGAATCATTCATAGAATCAGTAGTAGTCATAGACTCAGAGGCATcgccacagagtgatacagtgtggaaacaggcccttcagcccaacttgcccacaccggccaacatgtcccagctacactagtcccacctgcctatgtttggcccacatcccaccaaacctgtcctatccatgtacctgtctaaatgtttcttaaacgttgcaatagtctcagcctcaacaacctcccctGGACCTCAAACATCAGGCTGTCCCCAGatttcatcccctcccctcctcacccaccgTGTGGTTCAAACAGATCCTGTGTCACctcagcctgtactcgctggagtttagaacaatgaggggggacctctttgaaactgACCGaacattgaaaggcctggatagagtggataaggagaggatgtttccactagtgggagagtccaggaccagagggcacagcttcagaataaaagaacgttcctttaggaaggatatgaggaggaatttctttagtcagagggtggtgaatctgtggaattcattgccacagacggtggtggaggacaagtccatgggtatttttaaggctgagattgacaaattcttgattagtacgggtgtcaggggttacggggagatggcaggaaaatggggttgagagggagagatagatcagccgtgattgaatggtggagtagacttagtttagtttagtttagagatacagcgcgaaaacattcccctcggcccatcgagtccgcttccttgcacactaacactatcctacacacagtagggacaatttacaattttacaccagccaattaacatacaaacccgcacgtctttggagtgtgggaggaaaccagagctcccggagaaaacccacgcaggtcacggggagaacgtgcaaactccgtacagacagcgcccgtagtcaggatagaacccgggtctctggcgttgtgaggtagtaactctaccgctgcaccaccgtgccgcgcttGATGGCCTAGTTGTGCTCATGAACCTATGAGCGCCTGTAACCTTGGTGTCTTCTCCATGCCAGCTCCACAAGAACAAGATCACCATTTCCCAACCCTGCCCCGACTGCTCGCAGGTGAAACTCTCCATCGTTGCCCCACACATTGGCCTGGCCGCCTTCCACACACTGACCTGATACAAAGTGCTAGTCCTGCTACTGAACTGTTCCACAATGATTCATTGTTAACCACAGCCTCTATATTACATTCGACTATTCAATCCCACCCATGTTCTCACTCCTCCTTACTCTAGACATTTCCCCCAGGGCTGGTACACTCTGATATCGCCTGTACACCTCCAGTTCTGCCTTGTTGCCTAACTCCCACTATGTGGAGTACCTGAAGCACTCGCCTCTTCCCATTCCATTGACCTTTGTGGTccgtaagtcataggagcagaactaggccattcggcccatcaagtctagtctactcattgtacctcggtacacgtgacaataaactaaactgagctgacccagactgctctctagttagaaacatagaaaaataggtgcaggtgtaggccattcggcccatcgagccagcaccaccattcaatatgatcatggccgatcatccaaaatcagtaccccgttcctgctttcttcccatattcctttaagcctaagagctaaatccaacattctcttgaaactatccagcgaattggactccactgccttctgtggcagagaattccacagattcacaactctctgagtgaatgtgtctctccagagatgctgcctatcccgctgagttactccagatt
It encodes:
- the LOC129712158 gene encoding RING finger protein 225-like; translated protein: MNVSEEKDYDLECSICFSNYNNVFRTPKQLACNHTFCLECLARMNMKAQVAEAIQCPVCRSLTRVPKDGLPKLGNNSGILSCLPEAMQRIQSIRFNRGKGRLFVKKTQWSQKKRGKKKMFASSVSQSLDVGRPSDMDNHQVSVQRWWCCVHKSYVTIVIVIIVTLAILISSIWVFVVR